From a region of the Paeniglutamicibacter cryotolerans genome:
- a CDS encoding DUF2252 domain-containing protein, with the protein MLLEGQAVLRVPELVPIRYGRMMASPFTFFRGAALLMASDLSTTPNSGIMTQLCGDAHLSNFGVFGTAERKLVFDINDFDETLPGPWEWDVKRLAASFEVGTRNAGFTAQQRHETTLAVAEGYRKQMRGAAKARVLDAWYDRLDADRILSWVRAETEAKRAGKRQVKKAQAIMAKARTKDSVAVFAKLVREVDGELRIQADPPLVEPLEDLIGDVAARSRLEDSMRMLLQEYATTLAFENHPVKEFSFVHMARKVVGVGSVGTRAWILLLRGRDDGDPLVLQAKEAQESVLERYLGPSLYPSHGQRVVEGQRLLQASGDIFLGWQSVEGIDGVARDFYIRQLHDWKGSVDVDDIRPRGAKFYASMCGQALARAHARAGDRMAIAAYLGKGSRFDEAIATFSSAYAEQNERDYEAFVSAVTSGRIQAVTGI; encoded by the coding sequence ATGCTTCTTGAAGGACAAGCGGTCCTGCGCGTCCCCGAACTAGTACCCATTCGTTACGGGCGGATGATGGCCTCGCCGTTTACCTTTTTTCGGGGGGCGGCGCTTCTCATGGCTTCGGATTTGTCGACCACCCCAAACTCCGGGATCATGACACAACTCTGTGGCGACGCACACCTGTCGAATTTCGGCGTTTTCGGAACCGCGGAGCGCAAGCTGGTGTTTGATATCAACGATTTCGACGAAACCCTGCCGGGCCCATGGGAGTGGGACGTTAAACGTCTGGCGGCAAGCTTTGAAGTCGGCACACGGAATGCCGGGTTCACAGCACAACAGCGGCATGAGACAACACTGGCAGTGGCGGAAGGCTATCGCAAGCAAATGCGCGGGGCTGCCAAGGCGCGCGTGCTCGATGCGTGGTACGACCGGCTGGACGCGGATCGCATTCTTTCTTGGGTCCGGGCAGAGACAGAAGCCAAGCGGGCTGGTAAGCGCCAGGTAAAAAAGGCCCAAGCCATCATGGCCAAGGCTCGCACGAAGGACAGTGTGGCCGTTTTTGCGAAACTCGTGCGGGAGGTCGACGGTGAGCTGCGGATTCAGGCAGATCCCCCACTCGTTGAACCCCTTGAGGACCTGATTGGCGATGTCGCAGCACGCAGCCGGCTCGAGGATTCGATGCGGATGCTCCTTCAGGAGTATGCGACCACTCTGGCTTTCGAGAACCATCCGGTCAAGGAGTTCTCCTTTGTGCACATGGCCCGCAAGGTGGTGGGTGTTGGAAGCGTCGGGACCCGGGCCTGGATTCTGCTCCTGAGGGGAAGGGATGACGGCGACCCGCTGGTCCTTCAGGCCAAGGAGGCCCAGGAATCAGTGCTTGAGCGGTATCTTGGCCCAAGCCTGTACCCCAGCCATGGGCAACGGGTGGTGGAGGGCCAGCGTCTGCTCCAGGCATCAGGGGACATCTTCCTCGGGTGGCAGTCCGTGGAGGGAATCGACGGGGTCGCCCGGGACTTTTACATACGACAACTCCATGATTGGAAGGGTTCCGTGGACGTTGACGACATCCGCCCCCGAGGTGCGAAATTCTACGCATCGATGTGCGGCCAGGCGCTGGCCCGAGCCCATGCCCGTGCCGGTGACCGGATGGCGATTGCAGCCTACCTGGGCAAGGGCAGTCGCTTCGATGAGGCGATCGCCACGTTCTCCTCTGCCTACGCCGAGCAAAATGAGCGTGACTACGAAGCCTTTGTCTCTGCCGTCACCTCGGGGCGGATTCAAGCGGTGACCGGTATCTAG
- a CDS encoding IS30 family transposase gives MPQKTAVAATGAKRKNAARWEQALMPVIDRLDTPNLSSDAYKQEVTTLVCETPALETCLPVLGVRVPDSPASLDPGNLEPALIPEIPLEVLEATNSTRYLSLPERETIRDMLQAGASQRAIARELGRSPSSIGREIKRNSHPVLGYRPYTAQRTSTAQRQRPKPSKLAAPGELRDYVLAKLRKHWSPEQISNLLIKEFPDDPSMRVSHETIYQALYLQARGGLSLEVKSALRTGRTRRKKHKNPRERTERFRDPMVNISERPAEVEDRAVPGHWEGDLIIGAHSGSAIGTLVERTTRYVMLIHLPVDHTAASVRDGLIEAMLTLPEHLRGSLTWDQGSEMAKHLAFSDATDMDVYFCDPHSPWQRGSNENTNGLLRQYFPKSTDLGVYGLEDLEHVAQELNSRPRKTLDWDTPAERLRDLLVTT, from the coding sequence ATGCCCCAGAAGACAGCCGTAGCCGCCACGGGCGCAAAGCGGAAGAATGCAGCCCGCTGGGAACAGGCACTGATGCCGGTCATAGATCGTCTTGATACCCCAAACCTTTCATCAGACGCGTATAAACAGGAGGTGACCACACTCGTCTGCGAAACACCTGCGCTCGAAACCTGCTTGCCCGTTTTAGGGGTTCGGGTGCCCGATTCACCGGCCAGCCTCGACCCCGGGAACCTGGAACCTGCGCTGATCCCCGAGATTCCATTGGAGGTCCTCGAAGCCACGAACAGCACCCGCTACCTGTCGCTGCCCGAGCGCGAAACGATTCGGGACATGCTCCAAGCCGGTGCCTCGCAGCGGGCCATCGCCCGGGAGCTGGGGCGTAGCCCCAGCTCGATTGGCCGGGAGATCAAGCGCAACTCCCACCCTGTGTTGGGATACCGCCCCTACACCGCCCAGCGAACCTCCACCGCCCAGCGCCAGCGGCCCAAGCCCAGTAAGCTGGCAGCGCCGGGAGAACTGCGTGATTACGTGCTTGCCAAGCTACGTAAGCACTGGTCCCCGGAGCAGATTTCGAACTTGTTGATCAAGGAGTTCCCCGATGACCCCTCTATGCGCGTGAGCCACGAAACGATCTATCAGGCCCTCTATCTTCAGGCCCGTGGTGGGCTAAGCCTGGAGGTGAAATCGGCCCTGCGTACCGGGCGCACCCGACGCAAAAAGCACAAGAATCCCCGGGAGCGTACGGAGCGTTTCCGGGATCCAATGGTCAATATTTCTGAGCGCCCGGCAGAGGTTGAGGACCGTGCCGTGCCCGGGCATTGGGAAGGGGACCTGATCATCGGGGCGCACAGTGGCTCGGCGATCGGGACCCTGGTGGAACGCACCACCCGCTACGTGATGCTGATACATCTACCGGTGGATCACACGGCCGCATCGGTGCGTGACGGGCTCATCGAAGCAATGCTCACCCTGCCCGAACACTTGCGTGGTTCGCTGACGTGGGATCAGGGGTCGGAGATGGCCAAACACCTGGCTTTCAGCGACGCGACCGACATGGATGTCTACTTCTGCGATCCACATAGCCCCTGGCAGCGCGGGTCCAATGAGAACACCAACGGGCTGCTGCGTCAGTACTTCCCCAAGAGCACCGATTTAGGTGTTTATGGGCTGGAGGATCTGGAGCATGTCGCCCAGGAGCTCAACAGCCGGCCACGTAAAACGTTGGATTGGGACACCCCGGCCGAGCGTCTACGTGATTTACTGGTCACGACATAA
- a CDS encoding carboxymuconolactone decarboxylase family protein, with amino-acid sequence MNLSKQTPDAYQGLLAMSKAAGDAAAEAGLDARLCELVKIRASQINGCAFCLRLHVRDALRHGETGDRLAVLPAWRETGYFTDQECAALELAEAITLVSDGPLSDEVYGRVSAVLDAAQLSAVGWMTASINAFNRIAVASRYDVKG; translated from the coding sequence GTGAACCTCAGCAAGCAGACTCCCGATGCCTACCAGGGCCTGCTGGCCATGAGCAAGGCTGCCGGCGATGCGGCTGCGGAGGCCGGGCTCGATGCCCGGCTCTGCGAATTGGTGAAGATCAGGGCGTCCCAGATCAACGGGTGCGCTTTCTGCCTGCGCCTGCACGTGCGCGACGCACTGCGGCACGGGGAAACCGGCGACCGGCTCGCCGTGCTTCCGGCCTGGCGCGAGACCGGCTACTTCACCGACCAGGAATGCGCGGCCCTGGAACTGGCCGAGGCGATCACTCTGGTGTCCGACGGGCCTCTCAGCGACGAAGTGTACGGTCGGGTCTCGGCCGTGCTGGACGCGGCGCAGCTGTCGGCCGTGGGATGGATGACCGCATCGATCAACGCCTTCAACCGGATCGCCGTGGCTAGCCGATACGACGTCAAGGGTTAA